In the Salvia splendens isolate huo1 chromosome 16, SspV2, whole genome shotgun sequence genome, AAAGGTTCAAGCCTTATGCAATCACTTTCGAAACAAAGCATACGACAGCTGGAAGAAATAGTGCTTCCTGAAAAAGGTGTTCAAGAATTAATATCAAATGACATGGATGAACTGTTCAAGATTGTTGCATCAGATAAAAGGTTGGTAACAGAGAGATTGGACtgatacacacaacacaaaGCCCTGGAGCCCCCATGATTGTTGTACTTCTATTCTCGATATTCGCTAACATGAGGGGGTAACAAGATTTATATGTAAACTGAAACAGGGAGGAGCTGAAGGTTTTTACTGGAGAAGTAATCCGCTTTGGGAATCGATGTAAAGAACCCCAGTGGCACAACTTGGACCGGTTCTTTGAGAAGTAACTTTCTGAAGTTTTtggcttttattgttctttatgTTTGAAGTATTTCTGATCTTTCATTGGTTGGCTGCTGCTCACTTTTGTAGACGTAGCAGAGACCGTACCCCTCAGAAGCAGTTGAAGGAAACAGCAGAATCAGTGATGATGCAATTGATGACTCTAGTCCAACTTACCGCTGTCCGTATTAAGTCTTCATCATCATTGTCTTCATCGCCATATCAtcattatttcttttagttttgGCTTTTATCTTCATCGCATGCCTCTTTTCATGACATATTTTGCTTTTTGGCCTTAAACAGTTAAACTTATAGCTTTCGTTTTTCTCATATAGCTACTCTCCATATAGTAACATCTACTGATGAAGCACTTCTACATAGACAGTCCAATCAGAGACTACCTCTcggaaaacaaatttttttaatgcaATTGTATTTTGTAGTGTAAAAGCTCACATGAATTCCTAGTTTTTCAGTAAATATGTAACAACATCACTGCATTTTCTAGAAGAGCAGGTATAACTAAAATCACTCATCCTAGCTGATGAACTTAAGTGCACCTTAATGATGATCGGTACATTGGTACTGTTTGAGGGCCCTTTTCTAAATGTTCAATCTGAATATAATTCTTTTGTATCAATTTGAAAATTTTCCAGATTATATCTATAGACTATAGCTCACCATTTCCATCCTGTACCAAAGACTTCTATCATGGAAAATTCCAACATAGACTTCACATTGTGTCGATGTAAATGTATGGAGAGCAAATGCCTCTAACAATGCATTCCTATCATATTGCTTTCTTAAATTTTTCAATCTGTCTTGAATGACAAAAACCTGAATTGTTTATTTCCGGACAACATAATTCTGTGCATGTTTGTTATTCTTTTATGCATGAATATGTGATGAGTTGCCAAGATGGATAAATGCCATGAAATATGTCCCCAATATATTGCCCCCTGTAAGCTGCCAACTATATATTCCTGAAGAAGTTCAGAATGTCATTTCTGCAGGAGCTATATCAGGAGCTGCACACACTTGACAAAATTGAACTAGAACATCAGCGTAAGCGTTTGGAGGAGTTTAGATACAATGCTGCACAACGAGGTATGCATGGTTAATTGTGTGTTCTTGTTCCATGAGACCTCTTGTATTTATGGATTTTAAATGTCTTTCATGCTCTTCTTCGATGTACATGTATTTACTAATATACGATGATTATAGGGTTAACATCATATAACAAACTAGTTCTGACAATGCTTCTTCGATGTACTTGATTTCCTGGTGTACCTTTGAGTAAAGCATCCATGTGGCTGAATATCAAAGCTGTGAAAAATCAGTCATGTTGATCTCTTTCTTTTCTGAACATATAATGACTCAGTGTAACATGGGATATGTATCTTTTAATTGAAAGCTGAATATGCTTTTCTGCTTTGTTTCTTTAGGAGACAGGGACAACAGTGTCAGTATTTTGGCTACGGAAGTGAAAAACCAAAAGAAACTGGTAAAAACCTTAAAGAAAAAGTCATTGTGGTCCAGAACTATGGAAGAGGTAGTTTTCTCTTTTCTCATGcagtattttatttgtttgattaaaaacaaataatctTGTTTACCTATGGCAGTTGTAAATTACATGTTTCTATGGTATGTTATGCATTCATAGTGTTTCTTTTCCCTTGGGTAAATTATTTGGAACTTTAACCAAAAGTCTGTCTGGACAACAGGTTATGGAGAAGCTTGTTGATATTGTGCTATTTCTTAATCAGGAAATCAACCATACGTTCGGTAATCCAGGTATGAGTTCAACCTCAAACTTTAAGTTAGTAACGGCTAAATCTACTAATGCAAGTGACAGATTGCTAGAGCATTTTTCGTTCTCATATTAGCTGTTATAGCTGGATTATCTGGGGCAATTCATTGACTGATGAATTTTATCCTACTCCTAGAACTTGTCATGGAGATTCtaccttttcttttttaaagaAACTTGGAAATTCTAACTTGATAAACTAACAAGCTAATAGGCAATGAGTTAGGGAAGCACTACCTAACTGAAGCGTCCTTATATGTTCCTTGGGCCTATGTAAAGATACTAAGAGCAGTAAATACTCTGGGCAATAAAATTATCCTTTGCTCTATTTGAGTTGCTTTCCCTCTATAATGGAGTACAAAAACGTTCTTATCAGTAAAATTTGATGCACAGCTTTCTCATCCACAAGAGAATTTTCTCTAGAAATCATTATGTTTCAACTAAGAGATTCTTAGCTATAACTAATGTCCCTATGGACTTATCAGTTATCACGATTGTGTATTCTTTCTTCATGACCAACAGAAAGTGAGGCACCGGATAAAGAAATCAACAACAATCGACTAAGGCTGGGACCTGCTGGGCTTGCATTACATTATGCTAACATCATTCTGCAGATTGACTCTATTGTGAGTAATCTTTGCACTTGCCATTGGTGATTAAGAGAATCCTGCCGTGATAGCTTTTTCTTGATATTTTCTTCCTAATTATCGTGTTCCGTGGGAATAATATTACATTCATGTCTTGATACACAATAGTTTTGCTCCTTGTTGCTTGTTTTGGCCTTTTGCTTATTAACTCCGGAGTCAAATGAGTGAACATTAATACGAGTTAAAAGTCGAAAATCCTATGCTGCAGAACTGACTATTATTCTCACCTTCCTTTTTAATATCTACCTAACCATAATTTTCATGTAAACAGGTAGCGCGTTCGAGTTCCATTCCTCAAAGCTCCAGAGATACTTTGTATCAAGGCCTGCCACCAAACATAAGAGATTCATTACGATACAAGCTGCAGTCTTTCCATGTCGAGAAGGAGGTATTCTTCTGTTTGTTCTTGCTTTGATTGTACATTATATACGCTGATTGCCATTTGTAATATGGTTTCAATGTTGATCAGCATGCATCTTTACTAGTGTATGCTTCTGATGAAATCTCTGCCTAATACATCTCTTCTTCACAATAATTGTTTCACTCTAGTTTGATTCTTCTAGTTTTCCATCTGCAGTTAACTGCGTTAGAAGTCAAAGACGAGATGGAAAAGACACTACATTGGCTCGTGCCTGTTGCAACAAACACAGCTAAGTAAGTTTTAAGATCCTTCTAGTGAAGAGTTGTACCATTTTTCTAGTACCCTACAAAGTGTCTGATGTAGAGTGTTTACACAGGGCTCATCATGGCTTCGGCTGGGTCGGAGAGTGGGGAAACACAGGGTGAGTATCAAAAATTTATAAGTTGAGTCAGGAGCACTCAAATTCTTCTCGTCTCATCTAAAACATTTGTACCATCAA is a window encoding:
- the LOC121772307 gene encoding protein PSK SIMULATOR 1-like, whose protein sequence is MGALCSKPKSKSAPNPYAGRSTGLEKQYQEQRRQRQREGRRETATKVAAAQAAAEEPAEAAKEPPRLSSARESPRLSASRESPRGSGRFSAASDDEFYDGIPRYQKSSSYLKSRSLRSAKVSEVGSLLGRASSAGLGRAVEVLDSLGSSVSNLNIKGGFVSGSTNKSNELSILSFEVANTIVKGSSLMQSLSKQSIRQLEEIVLPEKGVQELISNDMDELFKIVASDKREELKVFTGEVIRFGNRCKEPQWHNLDRFFEKRSRDRTPQKQLKETAESVMMQLMTLVQLTAELYQELHTLDKIELEHQRKRLEEFRYNAAQRGDRDNSVSILATEVKNQKKLVKTLKKKSLWSRTMEEVMEKLVDIVLFLNQEINHTFGNPESEAPDKEINNNRLRLGPAGLALHYANIILQIDSIVARSSSIPQSSRDTLYQGLPPNIRDSLRYKLQSFHVEKELTALEVKDEMEKTLHWLVPVATNTAKAHHGFGWVGEWGNTGSETNSRASGPMDIMQIETLHHADKQKTEAYILDLLAWLNYLASCSKAAPKGVGVVRPLNKPAAVRSPPKTTDQPSAANDTSQEAG